The proteins below come from a single Ailuropoda melanoleuca isolate Jingjing chromosome 1, ASM200744v2, whole genome shotgun sequence genomic window:
- the HES1 gene encoding transcription factor HES-1, which produces MPADIMEKNSSSPVAATPASVNTTPDKPKTASEHRKSSKPIMEKRRRARINESLSQLKTLILDALKKDSSRHSKLEKADILEMTVKHLRNLQRAQMTAALSTDPSVLGKYRAGFSECMNEVTRFLSTCEGVNTEVRTRLLGHLANCMTQINAMTYPGQPHPALQAPPPPPPGPGGPQHAPFAPPPPLVPIPGGAAPPPGGAPCKLGSPAGEAAKVFGGFQVVPAPDGQFAFLIPNGAFAHSGPVIPVYTSNSGTSVGPNAVSPSSGPSLTADSMWRPWRN; this is translated from the exons atgcCAGCTgatataatggagaaaaattcCTCGTCCCCGGTGGCTGCTACCCCAGCCAGTGTCAACACGACACCGGATAAACCAAAGACAGCGTCTGAGCACAGAAAG tcaTCAAAGCCTATCATGGAGAAAAGACGAAGAGCGAGAATAAATGAAAGTCTGAGCCAGCTGAAAACACTGATTTTGGATGCTCTTAAGAAAGAT AGCTCGCGGCATTCCAAGCTGGAGAAGGCGGACATTCTGGAAATGACAGTGAAGCACCTCCGAAACCTGCAGCGGGCGCAGATGACGG CCGCGCTTAGCACAGACCCGAGCGTGCTGGGGAAGTACCGCGCCGGCTTCAGCGAGTGCATGAACGAGGTGACCCGCTTCCTGTCCACGTGCGAGGGCGTTAACACTGAGGTGCGCACCCGGCTGCTCGGCCACCTGGCCAACTGCATGACCCAGATCAACGCCATGACCTACCCCGGGCAGCCGCACCCCGCCTTGCaggcgccgccgccgcccccgccaGGACCCGGCGGTCCGCAGCACGCGCCATTCGCGCCGCCACCGCCGCTCGTGCCCATCCCCGGGGGCGCGGCGCCCCCTCCCGGCGGCGCGCCCTGCAAGCTGGGCAGCCCCGCTGGAGAAGCCGCTAAGGTGTTCGGCGGCTTCCAGGTGGTGCCGGCTCCGGACGGCCAGTTTGCCTTCCTCATCCCCAACGGGGCCTTCGCTCACAGCGGCCCCGTCATCCCAGTCTACACCAGCAACAGCGGGACCTCCGTGGGCCCGAATGCAGTGTCGCCTTCCAGCGGCCCCTCGCTCACGGCAGACTCCATGTGGAGGCCGTGGCGGAACTGA